TTAAATTGCATCTCACCATTTCCAAGAATAGACGCTGTTCTTAGCAATGTAATCAAGCTCTCTTCTCCCTCTTGGGTATCCAAAATTCCTGACATAATCTTAAAGTTATGCACCATTCCAATATTCATATTGTCATTGGACATCTTGGAAACCGATTTAATAATCGCTGTAGGCCCCTTAAAGTCAGATCCCTGTGTTGGACTGATACCATCAGAAAGTGGTGTCCAAGCAGCTCGTCCATTGGCACTGGCCCCTGTCATCTGACCAAATGGTGTGTTATTTGAAATTGACAATGTACCATGACTAAGTCTTGAATACAAAGTCTTATACTTTCTATGCTCATTCTCTGTAAACTGAATCAAATTTGTCGCAATGAGATCTACATAGTCATCATCATTTCCATACTTTGGTGCGTTCAAACAATCTGTCTTTATTGCCTCATAGCCCTTAAAATCAGCCTTTAGTGCTTCATTCAGTTGCTTTAAAGTATACTTTTTGTCATCAAACACCAACTTCTTAATTGCTGCCATAGAATCGGCATAAGTGGCAAGACCTGACCAAACAACACCTGGTCCGAAATTATACATTGCACCACCAGATTCCACTCCTCTTCCCTTTTCCATGCAACCTTCGTACATCAAGGACATCAATGGCTTTGGTGCCAATTCCTTGTGCACTCGTTGTGAAATCACAGTGGCTACACTTGTCCACTTGGTAATATACTTAATTTGTGCCTTTACTGCGGCATCAAACTCCTCATAGGTCTTGTATTGATCTAAGTCTCCCATATCTGGTGTTACCTGCTTTCCATACCAAAGTGGCACACCATGATTGAGGACAAGCTCTATACAAATTGGCCACTGTGTATAGGAAGTCGATGTCCATTGATATAGTCTTCCAGCCTTTTGTGGTTCAACACAGCCCATCAAGCAATAATCTCTTGCATCTTCTATAGAAACACCCTTTGCAAGCATCATCTTAATATGGGTATCATCAAAATGACACGCTGGAAATCCCATGCCCGCGCGAATAACAGAGACGATCTTTCTCAAATACTCCTTTGGTGACTTATTGTGAATACGACATGCTAGAGATGGCTGATAAATCTTGACATGGCGAACAGCATCCATCAACAAATAAGTCAACTCATTTGTTGCATCTCTTCCCTCTCTTGTTACACCGCCCACACACATATTGACAAACGGCTGATATCCTGCAAAGAACTTGGAACCACCTTCACTTGTAATCCACATCATTTCCGACATCTTAATTAACATACAGCCCGCAAGCTCAAATGCCTCAAAATCATTCATTCTTCCAGATTCGATATCTGCCTTGTAATATGGATACATATATTGATCCACACGACCAATGGACATACCTGTCTGATTTTCCTCTACTACAAGTAAGGATTCAATCGTCCAAACGGCTTGAATTGCCTCCCAAAATGTCTCCGGTTTATTGGCTGGAACTCTCTCATTGACCTCGGCAATTTTAAAAAGTTCTGCCTTTCTCTTTGGATCTACTGTCTTTTCTGCCAATTCTCTTGCATAATTTGCCATTCTCTTTGCATAAATCATGACACCTTCTGCTGTCTCAATCAGCCCCTTGTAGAAGTAAATCTTGTCAATGTCCTCAGGGATATCATAGCTTAAGTGCTCCAAATGCTCTCTGGCCTCTCTTTGGATATCCTTCATTCCCTTTTTCATCAAGATCACATCATATCCTGGATTGGAATCACCACCACCATTTAGTGCATGGTAAGAGCAATCTGACACAAAGGATTCTCCCGAAAGTTCCCACACGCCAGCTTCTCTGTATTGATCCTCACAATACTCGTCAACCGATTTGCCCCTCCAGAATGGGAACAATTCCTCTCTCATAATCTTTTTGTCTTCTTCAGAAATATAAAATGGATCCTGTGGTCTTGTCCCAATAGTTTCAATCTCATCGACCATCCATCTCCATGCAATATCTGGAGAAAAAGCTCCTGCTCTTGGTGCACCCTGTGGAGCACCTACAATGAGCTCATGATCTTGAATAACCAATGGTGCTGTCTCACAACAGTACTTAAAGCACTTTGCTCTGAGCAAAATCTTTGGCATACCTGGATTTTCCTTGGTAATCTTTGTAATTGCTCTTGCTCTAAATGTCGTGATACTTGGCTTGTGCGTCATATAAATATCCTTTAACGCCTGTAGCCTCGGTGTAATTCCATCCGGAACCGTTGTTCTATTCTCTGAAAAATTGTACGTTGGCGTTTCTGTTTCTTTTTTCGTGATGTCACCAGAAACTTTTTCAAATACCTTCATCAACGCCAATTTCTCTTCTGCACTCATATTTTGTGTGGCCTTTGCCAGCTTCTCTGAAAAATCTCGTAAGTCCAATTCTTATTCCTCCTATATATTTTTATCTTTTCTCACAATTGCCCTCTGATAAATTAAATCCTTCGCCTCCAAATTTCCCGAAAGACTTCCAATGCCTCTTGTTGCTGCACCTAATATCGCACTTGGTGTAATATTTCCATCAATACCCATTGCCGAAAATGTCGTGTTGGTATTGACCATAACTCTTCCCACTGGCTTCTTTGTAATAAATTGATAAATAATCTCTTCGTCTTCACTGTAGATAGACAGACTATGTCCGTCGTGCTCACTCGTCAACAATTTAATGCACTTTTCACAGGCATTGAGCCAATCACTTTCCTTATACATAATTAAAACTGGACAAGGAATCTCTTTTCGATAGCCATCAAATTCTGACATATATTCTTGATAAGAAACTAATAATTTTGTATTTTCTGGCACGAAAAATCCTGCTTCTTTTGCTAGAGTATAGGCTGTCTTTCCGATCTGCTCGATATCAACCTCTCTCCCCTGTAAAAGTATTTGAATGAGTCGCTTTTCCTCAGCAGCACTCATAAAATAACAACCTTCCCTTTGCAGGTTTTCGATTACTTTTTCAGCCACTGGTTCATCAACAATTAAAAACTGTTCTGCTCCAGGAAGAGTCCCACAATTAAACCCTTTGCTCTTTACAATTTCTTTGACCGTCTCTTCTATTTTGGCCGACCGTTCAATAAATACTGCACTTGCTCCTGTTGATCCATAATAAAAAACTTTTCCCGAATTCCTACAAATAGGGACAAGTTTTTGATTTCCCGCATTGACTACGACTTTTAGCGAGCTATAATTTAATAACTCCTCAATTCCTGCATCATCCACATTCTTTAGACAAGAAATCACATCTAATGGATAACTCTTCTGATGCAACGCCTCTATTACTAAAGAAACCAACTTTTTCGTTGTCTCCTCTGCACGAGCATTTGTGCCAATAATCAATGTGTTTCCCGACTTTATACAGAGCAAAATAATGCAGATCATTCCCAATAATGCATTCTTTCTATCAGGAATAAAAATTACACCTCCACGGGCTATCCCTACTTCTGTTTGATGTACACCAAGAATTTTTTGATCTTTGAGCTTTTGATAAAGTGCATCCAACAATTGCAATTCAATATTGGATTCATCTTGCAGATTTCCATATCCACTTTCATCAACAAATAGTTGCACCAAACTATATATATTTTGCCTTATCATGCAATATACAATTTCTAGTGCCTCCTTGATTCTTCTCTCATCCAATAGTTCTAACTGCCTCTGTGCAACCTTTGCATTGTCACTTAAAACTCTTGCTTCTTGTCTCGAAGCCAAATCTCTATCCACAAAAAAGCTCCTATTCTTCCCACTACTCGCCCAACAAATTCTTTATATTGTATTTTGCAAGGATCTTTTCCAAATCCTCGTGTGGACGAGGAATAACTACGCTACTATATACCTGTGCTCCCATTTTTTCTACAGCAGCAACTCCTGCTTCCACGGCCGAATAGCATGCGCTGACATCCCCTCGAACAATGACAGAAATATATCCAGATGCCACATTTTCATATCCAATAACTTCTACATCTGCCGCCTTACACATGGCATCAGCCGCCTCTAATACAAACACCAGACCGAAGGTTTCAATCGATCCAATGGCCTCATACTCTCTCATCACAACCTCCTACGCGTCTATATCGTGTACAGAGACAATATCTCCAACAGCTGGAATTGGTCTTGGCATTACATTCTGTGCCGTTACTTTTCCAATTTTTGCCGCTGCTCTAGCCCCTTCTTCCACAGCACTTGTCACTGCTGCCACATCTCCCTTGACCATAATCGTCACCAATGTTGATCCTACATTTTCATAGGAAATCAATTCAACATTTGCTGCCTTCAACATCTTATCGGCCGCTTCTAATGCTGGTGTAAGTCCAAGAGTCTCAACTAATCCAAGTGCCTCATTTCCATAGTATCTCACCTATGCCACCTCCATTATCATCGAAACTTTTGCGATATATATTTTTCTACGGATGCTTTTCCATCTTCCGTAATCGAATAAAATAACTCTAAATTTCCATCCTTCATCAATTGATAATCTACAAGCTCTGCAAATCCATTTGCCTCAAGAGACATAAAATGTTCTAGATATGCCGAAGAATTAAACTGTCCTTCCTGTCCATAATCCCTCTTTAGATCTTCCATTGCCTCACTGATACTCAACTTTTTTACCTTGCTCAATTGATTTAGCACGGCCATTCTTGCCGGTAATAACATCATTGCTCTCCTTTCTTAAGGAAATCCAATGGATTCATTGTTACAGTAATTGCACCGATAATAATCACAAGACATCCAATCGCCATTGTCGGTGTGAGTTTCGTTCCAAGGAATAATACAGATAATGCAACTCCCCAAAAAGCATAAGTTACATTGAGCGACATCCCAATTGCACAGCCAACCATAGAGTTTGCCTTATACCAAGTTAAATAGGCTGCGGATGCACTAAGACCTGATAATACTAGCCACATCATTGGAGATGGCGAAACAATAGCCTTTCCCAACAACCCAGTTGCTCTAATAATCGGAACAACAACAATTAAAATACTAAGACCAGAAACTAGCTCTCGAATATTTACCGCAACATCGCAGTCCAAAATTGCACCACCAAAGCTTGAAATTGTTCCTTCCAATCCCCAACAAATTGCTGCAATAAAAGCACAGATAATGCCAAGAGTAAAGTTTGATGCTCCCTCTGGCTTCACTAAATTAATAATGACTGCCCCTGCAACACAGATCAACATACCAAAGACAATTCGTATGGTTGGTTTTTGCTTTAAGAAAATCCAAGCAAATAACGCTCCAAACAATGCACAAGTTGCTGAAATCGGAATAGCCGACGCTCCAGCTGTCGAAATTCCCAACAAATACGCTCCATTGGCAATTGGACCGCCCAGTAGTGATGCAATCACAATAATTTTTCCTGGAAATGTATTTAGGCTTCTTGGAATCTCTGCTAATTTTCCATTCTTTGCGTTAGAAATCAATAGCCAAATTCCTGCAAACAAATCGTTCAATCCACAAGTTACAAGCGCAACAGCCAACGCGCTCATCAGAGTATTTTTTGCACTCGCTGACAAAAATGGATCTTTTGCACCGGCCACACCCACTAAGGTGCTATAAATTCCATAGGTCAAACCAGAAACCACACCCATCAAAATTCCTGTCTTTCTGAATTTGCTCTGCAACTTTTTCATTTTGCTCTCTGCCTGAGCACTTACTCCCTGTCCCATATGCGCTTCCCCCTAATTAGCTTTCTTCTACCTCATGATCTGGTAAAATTGCATTCACCTCTCCATGTGGTCTTGGAATAACATGTACAGAAATCAATTCACCAACTCTCTTTGCTGCCTCTGCTCCTGCCTCAGTTGCCGCCTTCACTGCACCGACATCTCCACGAATTAATACGGTAATCAGTCCTCCGCCGACCTTCTCTTTTCCAATCAAGGTCACATTTGCAGCCTTCACCATTGCATCTGCCGCCTCAATAGACGCAACCAATCCCTTTGTTTCAATCATCCCAATCGCATCATACTTTGTCATAACCTTCTCCTTTGTAAAAAATTGTCGTATTCATTTAGATAAATGAACTTTTATTATAAAAATAGTATAACTTTACAGTCGACTGGAATGTCAATATGTGCTATATGTCTATATGTTTTGACAACTACCTTTTATTATAGCGTATATTTTCGTCAGTTTTTTATTTTAAAACAATAATAAATATTACTTTCTACTCTCTTTTAAAAAAAATATAATATTTCTTTTAGAAAAATCCAAAAATCGCTCTTGTCACAACCTCTTATCATGTATTCCGTGCTCTGGTATTTGCCAAAAAATTACATATCCCGTGCATTGGCTACGGTTCAAAGACAAAGTGGTACTTTACACTCAATGCCTTGATCAGAGAATATATTGGCTATCTATCCATTAGCTATCAATTTCATATGATCATTATTTTAGTGTAAAATCTTTTTCATCCATAAAAAAAGTCACTGGCTCGCAAGAACCAGTGACTTTTTTCTTTATTTTTAACTTTCCGCTGACACAATCATAGCCCCTATCACAATGAGTACACAGCCGACCATCATTCCTAAAGTCAAACTTGTCCCCAAAAATAGAACTGAAAGAAGTACCCCCCACAGTGCATAGGTCACATTTAGCGACATTCCCATGGCACAACCAATGCTGGCATTGGCCTTATACCACAACAAATAGCTAATCGCCGCACTAAAACCAGATAGCACTAAAAAAAACATTGGCGAAATCGCCACCAAAGTAGAAAAAAATAATTTTCCACCACCAAGCAATGGCAAGAGGATAATAATAATTGTTGTCCCTGAGACCAATTCTCTGATATTTACGGCAATATCGCTGTCTAAGACAGATCCACCAAAACTAGAAATCATTCCTTCCAGCCCCCAGCAAATTGCTGCAATCAAGGCACAAAACACACCGAGCAAAAAACTTTTGCTCTGTATCTGTCCAGAAAAATTAATAATCATTGCTCCGATGACACATCCCATCATTCCAAGTCCCACTCTCTTTGAGAGTTTTTGCTTTAGAAAAATACGAGCAAAAATTGTTCCAAATATCACATTGAGTGCCGAAATGGGAATGGCCGCAGCTCCGGCAAGGGCAATACCTAATAGATAAGCACCATTGGCAATGGGTCCGCCCAAAAGAGAGGCTAAAATCACCATTTTCCCCGCAAAGCTTCCCACTGCCCCTGGCATTTGATTGAGCTTTTTTTGCTTCGCATTATATATCGTCAAAAAAATACCTGCCAAAAAATCATTGATACCACAAATAACCATAGCTACAACAAGGGCATTTTGTACTATACTTAAAGGCGACTTTGTCCCCGCCACACCAACAAATGTACTATAAACGCCATAGGCCATTCCAGAACCAAGCCCCATGAGTATGCCCATTTTTTTCTTCCATTTATCCATATTTTCTCTCCCCAAACACCATTCTATGGCAAAGTAGCATGCACTGACTGATAAATTGAATGTATGACTTTAATAATCCATTACATCAGGTTCTTGAGGACTTTCAAATCTTCCATTGACTCCTGATTTTGAGCCATCATATTCAATTAAAATTCCCTTTTTATCAGTCTTATACTTTACCTTATTGTTGTCTGTCACTGTAGTATTCTTGCTCACTCTTCCATTTGAATTGATGACATAGTTTGCCCTTCCATTTCCCTGTGGAATAGAAATAGCAATGTACTTACTTGCCTTGTCAGCCACTTGCAATTTTCCCTTGTAATAGAGTTTCCCATCATGCACTCCAGTATAACCTTTTCCATTGTTTTCAAAATAATATTCTGCCGTTGCACCGCCAGCTTCCTTTACTTCCTGCTTTCCCTTTTGCACATTGCTCTGTGCTTGAGTGCCAAAGTAATAAACATCATAGTTATCATCACTTGTGTAAACCCGCTGTAAACCATAGACAGGTGTTCCATTGCTACGAAAAATATAAGTCAAACCATTGATTTTCTTTAGTCCAGTGCTTCTTAAATGCTTTTCACTCTCAGAACTTTCTGGCTTTCCATCTCGGTTAAAATAAAACCACTCGACATTGTTTAAATAAGTCTCTTTAATTCCTGTTGGTGGCTTTAGTGAATACCATCCTTTTCTCATTGTGCCATCGCTGTTGTAGTAGCGAAAATCCTTAATTTTGGCATTGGAAGATTCTTTCAAATTGACCCAACCTGTGTCCATATATCCATCTTCATTAAAGCTATAGGTCGCCCCATCAATTTTGTACTCTGAATGTTTGCTTCCACTCTTTGCTTGATACTTTTTTCCATCTTTTCCAAAGTAATGCCAACGCTTGCCATCGTCGCTCTCTCCAGGTACATTCTTGACTCTAATTTTATCTGCTGGTGCAATTTTTCTCCATCCTGTTGCCATTGCACCATTTTCATCGCAATAGTATCGGTCATCGTCGACCCATCCCGTCTGCACTCGTCCCTCATCATCCAAATAAAACCAAGAATCGCCATTTTTTCGCCACATGGAAGTTTGTTTTTCTCCCTTGGAATTAAAGTAGTACCAGTAACTCTTGCCATTTTCTGTCGCCTTGACCCAATTGTTGGCCACCATTACGCCCTTTTCGTCCACAAAGTAATTTCGATTGTCCACCCAAGTGCTTGTGGCCATCACACCATCTGATCCAATCCAACGCCACAAATTATCTCCACCACGCTGCCATTCATTCGTTACAAATTTTCCATTATCATTCTTGTACTTCCATTTACTGCCGTCTTGTACCCACTGCCCTGCATACACACTCGAAAAATACCCCATCGCAAATGCCACAACCAATGCAGGAATTGCCCATTTCTTTTTTGCCATGATTTTCTTCATTTCTCCCTCTTCTTTATTCTTGCATAGCTTTTACACTGCTCTCAGGAACATAGCCAATATACTCCAAATAGTTGACCAATGCATAGCCATCCACCTTCTTTAAAACAAGGACAGGACTATCCTTTGGCACGGTTGTTATTTGTGCCGCATCTTCACTTGCCCCCTCCCTCATCGCTACATCGTTATTTGTCTGTGCCACTGCTTCTTCTCCAATATTTTCGATTTCTTTTGGCACTTGTGTACTAATATTCTCCTTTGTCATATATCCCGTCTTGTCAAGATATTGCACCTTTTTCATTCCATTTGTATCTGTTGTCACCTGAACGACACTAAAGACAGGGACATTCGCTATAACCTTACTTTTCTTATCTGCACTTTGATAGAGCGGATAATTTTGTGCATCCCCCGTCACAAAATAAGGTGTCTTCTCCTCAGGTGCTTGCGCAGGAACAAACTTCTGTGAACTCTCCTGTTCACCAGTGACCATCTTACCTGTCTCTGATGCAACTTTGGTTGTTTCCTTCGCTGCAGTGGTTGCCATCGCAGAGCTCTGTGCTACAGCAGTTGAATTTTCTGTGACGGCCTGTGCTGTCGTTGATGGTGCACTAGTCGATGCACTCGTTGGGGCTGTCGTCATCTTTTTTGTCACTGTCGCCTCTGATCCACTCGTTCCCACAATTACGCCCGCCGATTCCTGTGTCTTTTTTTCCCTACATCCTGTGGCAAGAATTGCTATAATGATAATTGCCGAGCAAATCCCCCATCTCTTTTTATTTTTTATCATCACTTTCTCCTCTATAGAAAACAAAAATGGAGGCACAAGTCATTGCTTTTGCCCCCATTTTACTACTGACCGTCCACAGCCTTTAAACTTCCCGTCTTTTCAATCTCTGTAATCATAGCAACTCGCATCTCATGACGGCCACCTTCAAACTCTGCATTTATCCACTCATCTACAATCATCTTTGCCATATCCATTCCAATCACTCTGGCACCAAAAGCAATAATATTTGTATTGTTATGCTGCTTACTCAATCTTGCTGTATATGGTTCACTGCATACACAACAGCGAATTCCTGGAATCTTATTTGCTGCAAGGCTAATTCCCACACCTGTTCCACAAATTAGCACACCTCCATCAACTTCACCAGAAGCCACCATCTTAGCCACGCGGTAGCCACTTTCTGGATAATTAACTCGGTCATGTGTATCCGTCCCAACATTGACAACTTCAATTCCCTTGCTCTCTAAATAGTCCTTTATTTCATTCTTCATTTCCACTGCTGCGTGGTCATTTCCAATAGCCAACTTCATCTCTTTCCTCTTCCTCCCACTTCTTTCTGCATCTATTGCTCTCTAAATACGACCGTACCCTTATCTGCATCCATGCTCTCAATAATGGCCAAGGACTCCAATTGGTAACCCATATTTCGAATCATTCGACCGCCTTGCTGAAACCCCTTCTCAATCGCAATGCCAATGCCAGCAACACTCCCGCCCGCCTGTTGTACAATCTGAATGAGCCCCTGTAGTGCACAACCATTGGCCAAAAAGTCATCGACAATCAATACACTGTCTTCTGGTTTTAAAAATTTCTTTGATACAATAATCTGGTTTTTGCACTTATGAGTAAAACTCTCCACCTGTGCAGTATAGATCTCTCCATCTAAATTGATAGATTCTGACTTCTTTGCAAAAACAACTGGAACGCCAAATTTCTGTGCAACAATTGCTGCAATTCCAATTCCCGATGCCTCAATCGTCAAGATTTTTGTCACTTTCTTTCCAGCAAACCTCTGCTGATACTCTCTTGCCATCTCTTCAAAGAGTTCAATATCCATTTGATGATTCAAAAAGCTATCCACTTTTAGGACATTTCCCTCCTTTACAATCCCATCCTTTATGATGCGCTGTTCCAGTGCGTTCATGTCAAAAATCTCCTCATTTCCTTTTTTAAAATACAAATGTCACTTCATATTATTCTTTTTAGTATATAACAAATCTCTTCCTTTCTCAACATAAAGATGGTATGATAATGACAAATTTACAATACAACATAGAAATAGAAACAGAATGAAAGGATGAACAAAATGTGGGTTGCCAATCAATGGAATGATTATGAAGTTTTAGACACTTCAAGTAGAGAAAAATTAGAACGCTGGGGGGATTATATTCTTGTAAGACCAGATCCACAGGTCATTTGGAATACCCCAAAAACCCACTATAGTTGGACACACAAAAATGGACATTATCACAGAAGTGCCAAGGGTGGAGGAGAATGGGAATTTTTTAATCTTCCAAAGCAATGGACCATTGGCTATGATTTGCCAAAGGAAGTGGCACAGGGGAAGAGACACCTTGTCTTTAATTTAAAACCATTTAGCTTTAAACACACAGGTGTATTTCCTGAACAGGCCACCAACTGGGATTGGTCTTCTCTCCTTATTTCTGATGCCATCAACAAAGGTCGTAAAATTAAAGTTTTAAATCTCTTTGCCTACACTGGTGGTGCAACGATTGTTGCTGCCGCTGCAGGTGCACAAGTAACTCATGTCGATGCAAGCAAAGGAATGGTTGGATGGGCAAAGGAAAATGCAATTTCTTCTGGTTTAGAGAGTGCTCCTATTCGCTGGCTTGTCGATGACTGTGTCAAATTTGTCGAGCGAGAAATTCGCCGTGGCAATCAATATGATGCCATTATTATGGATCCTCCTTCCTATGGTCGAGGCCCAAAGGGAGAAATTTGGAAAATTGAAGAGTCCATCTACTCCCTAATTCAGCTTTGCTCAAAACTGTTGAGTGACACACCGCTTTTCTTTTTAATTAATTCCTATACTACAGGACTTCAGCCAGGTGTCCTCACCTATATGCTCTCCACAGAGGTCGCAAGCAAAAAGGCAGGAGCCACAGTAGAGGCAGAAGAAATTGGTCTTCCTGTCACAGAAAAAAATTTAGTGCTCCCATGCGGTGCAAGTGGAAGATGCTATTGGAATTGAAAATAATATCACAACAAAAAGCGAGGATGCGATCACCTTTCGCATCTTCGCTTTCTTTTTCTTGGCTCTATTCTTCGCCTTGCTTTTTCTTTCTCAACTTACCTGCTGTAAATA
This region of Lachnospiraceae bacterium oral taxon 096 genomic DNA includes:
- the cutC gene encoding choline trimethylamine-lyase, which gives rise to MDLRDFSEKLAKATQNMSAEEKLALMKVFEKVSGDITKKETETPTYNFSENRTTVPDGITPRLQALKDIYMTHKPSITTFRARAITKITKENPGMPKILLRAKCFKYCCETAPLVIQDHELIVGAPQGAPRAGAFSPDIAWRWMVDEIETIGTRPQDPFYISEEDKKIMREELFPFWRGKSVDEYCEDQYREAGVWELSGESFVSDCSYHALNGGGDSNPGYDVILMKKGMKDIQREAREHLEHLSYDIPEDIDKIYFYKGLIETAEGVMIYAKRMANYARELAEKTVDPKRKAELFKIAEVNERVPANKPETFWEAIQAVWTIESLLVVEENQTGMSIGRVDQYMYPYYKADIESGRMNDFEAFELAGCMLIKMSEMMWITSEGGSKFFAGYQPFVNMCVGGVTREGRDATNELTYLLMDAVRHVKIYQPSLACRIHNKSPKEYLRKIVSVIRAGMGFPACHFDDTHIKMMLAKGVSIEDARDYCLMGCVEPQKAGRLYQWTSTSYTQWPICIELVLNHGVPLWYGKQVTPDMGDLDQYKTYEEFDAAVKAQIKYITKWTSVATVISQRVHKELAPKPLMSLMYEGCMEKGRGVESGGAMYNFGPGVVWSGLATYADSMAAIKKLVFDDKKYTLKQLNEALKADFKGYEAIKTDCLNAPKYGNDDDYVDLIATNLIQFTENEHRKYKTLYSRLSHGTLSISNNTPFGQMTGASANGRAAWTPLSDGISPTQGSDFKGPTAIIKSVSKMSNDNMNIGMVHNFKIMSGILDTQEGEESLITLLRTASILGNGEMQFNYLSNETLLAAQKEPEKYKDLIVRVAGYSAFFSELCKDVQDEIISRTMLDHF
- a CDS encoding BMC domain-containing protein, which encodes MREYEAIGSIETFGLVFVLEAADAMCKAADVEVIGYENVASGYISVIVRGDVSACYSAVEAGVAAVEKMGAQVYSSVVIPRPHEDLEKILAKYNIKNLLGE
- a CDS encoding BMC domain-containing protein, with amino-acid sequence MRYYGNEALGLVETLGLTPALEAADKMLKAANVELISYENVGSTLVTIMVKGDVAAVTSAVEEGARAAAKIGKVTAQNVMPRPIPAVGDIVSVHDIDA
- a CDS encoding DMT family transporter, yielding MGQGVSAQAESKMKKLQSKFRKTGILMGVVSGLTYGIYSTLVGVAGAKDPFLSASAKNTLMSALAVALVTCGLNDLFAGIWLLISNAKNGKLAEIPRSLNTFPGKIIVIASLLGGPIANGAYLLGISTAGASAIPISATCALFGALFAWIFLKQKPTIRIVFGMLICVAGAVIINLVKPEGASNFTLGIICAFIAAICWGLEGTISSFGGAILDCDVAVNIRELVSGLSILIVVVPIIRATGLLGKAIVSPSPMMWLVLSGLSASAAYLTWYKANSMVGCAIGMSLNVTYAFWGVALSVLFLGTKLTPTMAIGCLVIIIGAITVTMNPLDFLKKGEQ
- a CDS encoding BMC domain-containing protein, translating into MTKYDAIGMIETKGLVASIEAADAMVKAANVTLIGKEKVGGGLITVLIRGDVGAVKAATEAGAEAAKRVGELISVHVIPRPHGEVNAILPDHEVEES
- a CDS encoding EamA family transporter — encoded protein: MDKWKKKMGILMGLGSGMAYGVYSTFVGVAGTKSPLSIVQNALVVAMVICGINDFLAGIFLTIYNAKQKKLNQMPGAVGSFAGKMVILASLLGGPIANGAYLLGIALAGAAAIPISALNVIFGTIFARIFLKQKLSKRVGLGMMGCVIGAMIINFSGQIQSKSFLLGVFCALIAAICWGLEGMISSFGGSVLDSDIAVNIRELVSGTTIIIILLPLLGGGKLFFSTLVAISPMFFLVLSGFSAAISYLLWYKANASIGCAMGMSLNVTYALWGVLLSVLFLGTSLTLGMMVGCVLIVIGAMIVSAES
- the rpiB gene encoding ribose 5-phosphate isomerase B, which codes for MKLAIGNDHAAVEMKNEIKDYLESKGIEVVNVGTDTHDRVNYPESGYRVAKMVASGEVDGGVLICGTGVGISLAANKIPGIRCCVCSEPYTARLSKQHNNTNIIAFGARVIGMDMAKMIVDEWINAEFEGGRHEMRVAMITEIEKTGSLKAVDGQ
- a CDS encoding xanthine phosphoribosyltransferase, translated to MNALEQRIIKDGIVKEGNVLKVDSFLNHQMDIELFEEMAREYQQRFAGKKVTKILTIEASGIGIAAIVAQKFGVPVVFAKKSESINLDGEIYTAQVESFTHKCKNQIIVSKKFLKPEDSVLIVDDFLANGCALQGLIQIVQQAGGSVAGIGIAIEKGFQQGGRMIRNMGYQLESLAIIESMDADKGTVVFREQ
- a CDS encoding class I SAM-dependent methyltransferase; the encoded protein is MWVANQWNDYEVLDTSSREKLERWGDYILVRPDPQVIWNTPKTHYSWTHKNGHYHRSAKGGGEWEFFNLPKQWTIGYDLPKEVAQGKRHLVFNLKPFSFKHTGVFPEQATNWDWSSLLISDAINKGRKIKVLNLFAYTGGATIVAAAAGAQVTHVDASKGMVGWAKENAISSGLESAPIRWLVDDCVKFVEREIRRGNQYDAIIMDPPSYGRGPKGEIWKIEESIYSLIQLCSKLLSDTPLFFLINSYTTGLQPGVLTYMLSTEVASKKAGATVEAEEIGLPVTEKNLVLPCGASGRCYWN